A single window of bacterium DNA harbors:
- a CDS encoding isoprenylcysteine carboxylmethyltransferase family protein produces the protein MPRGHGDAKDTAAVIAPPPLIYLAGLVVGLIVGAAVPTPFLARGAASVVGAVLIAAALWLALWGVRTMRRAGTSVRPDVPTTALVTTGPFDFSRNPLYVSLALLYAGIAITARSLWALLLLIVVLAVVDRGVIGREERYLERKFGVDYREYKTRVRRWL, from the coding sequence ATGCCGCGGGGACATGGGGACGCGAAGGATACGGCCGCGGTGATCGCGCCGCCGCCGCTGATCTACCTGGCGGGGCTGGTCGTCGGGCTCATCGTCGGCGCGGCCGTCCCGACCCCGTTTCTCGCGCGCGGCGCCGCCTCCGTGGTCGGCGCGGTGCTCATCGCGGCCGCCCTGTGGCTGGCCCTGTGGGGCGTGCGCACCATGCGGCGCGCCGGCACGTCCGTCCGGCCGGACGTCCCCACGACGGCGCTCGTTACGACCGGGCCGTTCGACTTCAGCCGCAACCCGTTGTACGTATCGCTCGCGCTTTTGTACGCCGGAATCGCGATCACCGCCCGATCGCTGTGGGCGCTGCTGCTGTTGATTGTGGTGCTGGCCGTGGTGGACCGGGGGGTCATCGGTCGGGAAGAGCGGTACCTTGAGCGAAAGTTTGGTGTCGACTACCGGGAGTACAAAACACGAGTCCGGCGCTGGCTGTGA
- a CDS encoding MFS transporter — translation MLAPDSAAGAPAAPRLGLRANLAQFGLLVLINAFVGGMVGLERAVLPLIAERDFGLASRSVILSFLISFGIVKALTNLVAGRYAGVVGRKRLLVAGWLVGLPVPFMIMWAPSWGWVTAANVLLGVNQGLCWSMTVIMKIDLVGPRRRGFAMGLNESAGYGAVALAALASGYLAAAYGLRPVPFYLGVAFAALGLALSAAFARDTTEHAGHEARVHHEGAAVPPSFGEIFARTSWRDRTLSACSQAGLVNNLNDGMAWGLLPLFFAASGLSVARIGVLAAIYPAVWGVGQLLTGALSDIWGRKWMIVLGMWAQAFGIWLIVVAPRLSAGGGRFGLWAAGAVLLGAGTALVYPTLLAAIGDVAHPSWRASAVGVYRLWRDLGYAIGALVCGVVADLFGLSWAIVTVGGLTFLSGVLVAIRMADASSTVRPAVPRVV, via the coding sequence GTGTTGGCTCCCGACTCCGCCGCCGGTGCCCCCGCGGCGCCGCGGCTTGGTCTCCGCGCGAACCTGGCGCAGTTCGGCCTTCTCGTGCTTATCAACGCTTTCGTGGGCGGGATGGTGGGGCTTGAACGCGCGGTCCTGCCGCTTATTGCCGAACGGGACTTTGGTCTCGCATCGCGGAGCGTTATCCTCTCGTTTCTGATCAGCTTCGGAATCGTGAAGGCGCTGACCAACCTCGTCGCCGGCCGGTATGCCGGGGTCGTCGGCCGCAAGCGGCTGCTGGTCGCCGGCTGGCTCGTAGGCCTGCCTGTCCCGTTCATGATCATGTGGGCGCCGTCCTGGGGCTGGGTCACCGCCGCCAACGTGCTCCTGGGAGTCAACCAGGGCCTCTGCTGGTCGATGACCGTCATCATGAAAATCGACTTGGTCGGCCCGAGGCGTCGCGGGTTCGCGATGGGCCTCAACGAGTCGGCCGGTTACGGCGCGGTGGCGCTGGCGGCCCTGGCGTCGGGGTATCTCGCCGCCGCCTACGGGCTGCGACCGGTACCTTTCTATCTCGGTGTGGCGTTCGCGGCGCTGGGATTGGCCCTGTCGGCCGCCTTTGCGCGCGACACCACCGAGCACGCGGGACACGAAGCCCGCGTGCACCACGAGGGCGCGGCCGTCCCGCCGTCGTTTGGCGAGATCTTCGCCCGAACCAGTTGGCGCGACCGGACCCTGTCCGCCTGCAGTCAGGCGGGACTGGTGAACAATTTGAACGACGGGATGGCCTGGGGTCTCCTCCCGTTGTTCTTCGCCGCATCCGGCCTCAGCGTTGCGCGCATCGGTGTGCTGGCCGCCATCTATCCGGCTGTGTGGGGGGTTGGGCAGCTCCTGACCGGGGCGCTCTCGGACATCTGGGGCCGCAAGTGGATGATTGTCTTGGGAATGTGGGCCCAGGCGTTCGGGATTTGGCTCATCGTTGTCGCCCCGCGACTGAGTGCCGGCGGCGGGCGCTTCGGGCTGTGGGCGGCGGGTGCGGTGCTGCTCGGTGCGGGCACCGCGCTCGTGTATCCGACACTGCTTGCCGCGATCGGTGACGTCGCCCATCCCTCCTGGCGGGCGTCCGCGGTCGGTGTCTATCGTCTCTGGCGGGACCTGGGATACGCGATCGGCGCGCTCGTGTGCGGAGTGGTGGCGGATCTCTTCGGACTGTCCTGGGCGATCGTCACGGTCGGTGGATTGACATTCCTCTCCGGCGTCCTGGTGGCCATTCGGATGGCGGATGCGTCTTCGACGGTGCGGCCGGCGGTGCCACGCGTGGTTTGA
- a CDS encoding LLM class flavin-dependent oxidoreductase gives MSVQLGLFTMPFHHPSRDYAVILEEDRQAVVLADALGYSEAFVGEHFTSWSERIADPLQFFSTVIERAPAIRFGTGVLNLPQAHPLTVAARVAQFDHLSGGRFIMGVGSGGLVSDLEAFAVTDAEARVRMLAEAVDMILAIWREDPPYDLRGHAWTISLKDGIWPEFKVGWMPKPYQRPHPPIALSLVTPNSASARVAGERGWIPISGNFFNKRYLRGHWERYAEGCEAVDRRPDPAVWRVARCVLVTDTDAEADAYLADSTNGLSYYYTFFRHSFSLGRKALFMVKPDPEMPDEAATVDAIKRAQVIAGAPDRVLDQLVALRDEIGHFGTLLMTGHDWDRPALWRRSMELLARDVMPRFRRHADATRKP, from the coding sequence ATGAGTGTCCAGCTCGGACTGTTTACGATGCCGTTCCATCACCCGAGCCGCGACTACGCCGTGATTCTCGAAGAAGACCGGCAGGCCGTCGTGCTGGCCGACGCCCTCGGGTACTCCGAGGCGTTTGTGGGCGAGCACTTCACGTCGTGGAGCGAGCGCATCGCCGACCCGCTGCAGTTCTTCTCGACGGTGATCGAGCGGGCGCCTGCGATTCGCTTCGGCACCGGCGTGCTGAACCTGCCGCAGGCGCATCCGCTGACCGTCGCGGCGCGGGTCGCGCAGTTCGACCATCTCAGCGGGGGACGCTTCATCATGGGCGTCGGGTCCGGCGGATTGGTGAGCGACCTCGAGGCGTTCGCCGTCACCGACGCGGAGGCGCGCGTGCGCATGCTCGCCGAGGCCGTCGACATGATCCTGGCGATCTGGCGCGAGGATCCCCCGTACGACCTGCGCGGGCACGCCTGGACGATCTCGCTGAAGGACGGGATCTGGCCGGAGTTCAAAGTGGGCTGGATGCCGAAGCCGTATCAGCGGCCGCACCCGCCGATCGCGCTGTCCCTCGTGACCCCGAATTCGGCGAGCGCCCGCGTCGCCGGGGAGCGCGGCTGGATTCCGATCTCCGGCAACTTCTTCAACAAGCGGTATCTGCGCGGACACTGGGAGCGCTACGCGGAGGGGTGCGAGGCGGTGGACCGGCGGCCCGATCCCGCCGTCTGGCGCGTCGCGCGGTGCGTGCTCGTCACGGACACGGACGCGGAGGCCGACGCGTACCTCGCCGATTCGACGAACGGGCTGTCCTACTATTACACGTTCTTCCGGCACAGCTTCAGCCTGGGCCGGAAGGCGCTGTTCATGGTCAAGCCGGATCCGGAGATGCCCGACGAGGCGGCGACCGTCGACGCGATCAAGCGCGCGCAGGTGATCGCGGGCGCCCCGGATCGCGTGCTCGACCAGCTCGTCGCGCTGCGCGATGAGATCGGCCACTTCGGCACGCTGCTCATGACCGGACACGACTGGGATCGGCCGGCGCTGTGGCGCCGCTCGATGGAGCTGCTCGCGCGGGACGTCATGCCGCGATTCCGCCGGCACGCCGACGCGACGCGGAAACCTTGA
- a CDS encoding nucleotidyltransferase family protein, protein MIAAIVLAAGRATRMGEPKVLLSLGDRTLLAHVISAARGSDCAAVLVVAGSHAAEVRREAEPLGVRVVVNPRYAEGMATSLAAGIAALPPDCEAVVVLLGDQPRVGAETIDRLIAAYRATGKPMVLSRYGEVAGAPALIARPLFADVAGLTGDAGARGLAAGRPDQVAEVPLAPDEAWDVDTPEDLARLRQANKP, encoded by the coding sequence GTGATCGCGGCGATCGTGCTCGCCGCGGGACGGGCCACGCGCATGGGCGAGCCCAAGGTCTTGCTGTCCCTAGGGGACCGGACGCTGCTCGCCCACGTCATCTCGGCCGCGCGGGGATCGGACTGCGCGGCTGTGCTCGTCGTCGCGGGATCGCACGCCGCCGAGGTGCGGCGCGAAGCGGAGCCTCTGGGTGTCCGCGTGGTCGTCAATCCGCGGTACGCCGAAGGCATGGCGACGTCGCTCGCGGCCGGGATCGCGGCGCTGCCGCCGGACTGCGAAGCCGTGGTGGTCCTGCTCGGTGATCAGCCGCGCGTCGGCGCCGAGACGATCGACCGCCTCATCGCCGCCTACCGCGCGACCGGAAAGCCGATGGTCTTGTCCCGGTACGGTGAGGTCGCCGGCGCCCCGGCGTTGATCGCGCGTCCGTTGTTCGCGGACGTCGCGGGCCTCACGGGGGATGCCGGCGCGAGAGGGCTGGCCGCGGGCCGCCCGGATCAAGTCGCCGAGGTGCCGCTCGCTCCGGACGAGGCGTGGGACGTCGACACGCCGGAGGATCTCGCCCGGCTCAGGCAGGCTAACAAACCGTGA